From a region of the Helicoverpa armigera isolate CAAS_96S chromosome 14, ASM3070526v1, whole genome shotgun sequence genome:
- the LOC135117749 gene encoding uncharacterized protein LOC135117749 → MRGIRHIEPRAAAHEARGVLLLRGESFPGEKQDDNKFVRLCVGPGGRPRLWVRGRSFYAAHTMRSGVVRWRCTMGGCGCKAYTQKGTLHKLVGEHNHAGRCGRRPPNIPAAQLTASISAPPSSSSSSPPTPLLVPRLPNFDPNAWIVRY, encoded by the exons ATGCG TGGAATTCGTCATATCGAACCGCGGGCGGCGGCACATGAAGCTCGAGGGGTTCTCCTTTTACGCGGAGAAAGTTTTCCCGGAGAAAAACAAG ACGACAACAAGTTCGTGCGCTTGTGCGTGGGGCCAGGCGGGCGGCCCCGGCTCtgggtgcgcgggcgcagcttCTACGCGGCGCACACGATGCGCTCCGGCGTTGTGCGCTGGCGATGTACCATGGGCGGCTGCGGCTGCAAGGCCTACACCCAGAAAGGAACCCTTCACAAGCTGGTCGGCGAGCACAACCACGCCGGTCGCTGTGGCCGGCGCCCGCCAAACATTCCCGCTGCTCAACTGACTGCCTCCATTTCAGCTCCTCCCTCATCGTCCTCTTCCTCCCCTCCCACTCCCCTACTAGTTCCACGTCTGCCTAATTTTGACCCCAATGCTTGGATAGTACGTTATTAG